The following are encoded together in the Myxocyprinus asiaticus isolate MX2 ecotype Aquarium Trade chromosome 7, UBuf_Myxa_2, whole genome shotgun sequence genome:
- the LOC127443761 gene encoding uncharacterized protein LOC127443761 gives MRLVSPPPKDTDRVVSRKALTQSSAEKRPFVSVSFTISASGNMIPPYFVFPRVQFRQHFLTGAPNGSTGGANMNCWIGEKLLVDFLEHFIQQSKCSPEKPCLLLLDSHVSSHLSIEGLSLAKANGIVALSFPPHCSLLQPLERSVFSPFKKCINMAIDSWMLGGPGRSVNIHHIPGIVATALPLAATPTNIMEGFKACGIFPLNPNIIEESDFALSFLMDSIPSASNGSADAHLEDNYTHDTPDHSLCPSLEPSTSHCDPEPTTDDVQPCQRQTTLERDDCRFECLPSD, from the coding sequence ATGAGACTGGTGTCACCACCGCCCAAAGACACTGATAGAGTGGTGTCTAGAAAAGCCCTCACACAATCATCGGCTGAAAAGAGACCGTTTGTTAGCGTGTCTTTTACCATCTCGGCCAGCGGTAATATGATACCACCCTATTTCGTTTTCCCTCGGGTGCAGTTCAGGCAGCACTTCCTCACTGGTGCACCCAACGGAAGCACCGGTGGTGCCAATATGAACTGTTGGATAGGGGAGAAATTGCTTGTTGACTTCCTGGAGCATTTTATACAACAGTCCAAATGCTCCCCGGAGAAGCCCTGCCTCCTGCTTCTTGATAGTCATGTATCAAGCCACTTGTCCATTGAGGGGCTCAGTCTTGCAAAAGCAAATGGAATAGTTGCGCTCTCCTTCCCTCCACACTGTTCCCTCCTACAGCCTCTGGAACGGTCTGTTTTCAGCCCATTTAAGAAATGTATCAACATGGCCATTGACAGTTGGATGCTTGGAGGTCCAGGGAGAAGCGTTAACATCCATCATATTCCAGGGATTGTTGCTACTGCCTTGCCCCTGGCTGCCACCCCAACCAACATTATGGAAGGGTTCAAGGCCTGTGGCATCTTCCCCCTGAACCCAAACATTATTGAGGAATCAGATTTTGCTCTCAGTTTTCTTATGGACTCTATCCCTTCTGCATCCAATGGCTCAGCAGATGCTCACCTTGAGGACAACTACACCCATGACACTCCAGATCATTCTTTGTGTCCTTCTTTAGAGCCTTCAACATCACACTGTGACCCAGAGCCCACAACAGATGATGTACAGCCTTGCCAAAGACAAACGACACTGGAGAGGGACGACTGCCGTTTTGAATGTCTCCCCTCTGATTAG